A region of Moorena producens PAL-8-15-08-1 DNA encodes the following proteins:
- a CDS encoding ribonucleotide-diphosphate reductase subunit beta: MLNADSCCSPHSRFPVPDSRFPIPYSLLPTPYSLFPIKKMLTTMPINPIFNPDGDDKTEHRSIWFGNTTNLMQLNDVRYAWAIGLYQQMRENFWIPQKLDLTQDVTDYSNLTPAERYAYDGILSYLTFLDSVQTCNIPHIKSSITAPEVSLCMAEQISQEGMHNQSYQYIIETVIPTEHRSRVYEFWRTDTVLRDRCEFVASFYQKYVDNPTPENYFVSLLADFLLEGMYFYNGFIYFYNLASRMLMPGSADIFKMINRDELSHVRLYQKLIPMAMDVFPYSRDQIYEMFATAVEHECRWTNHIVGNDILGITERSTEHYTKYLANIRLRSIGLEPLYQGENSQKSPYSHLERFSDTKKDAHTKANFFEASVTSYVMSSGVSGWDEI; the protein is encoded by the coding sequence ATGCTGAATGCTGATAGCTGTTGTTCCCCACACTCCCGATTCCCAGTTCCCGATTCCCGATTCCCGATTCCCTACTCCCTACTCCCTACTCCCTACTCCCTATTCCCTATAAAAAAAATGCTAACTACAATGCCAATTAACCCTATCTTTAATCCAGATGGGGATGATAAAACTGAACACCGTTCAATTTGGTTTGGTAATACCACTAACTTGATGCAACTCAATGATGTCCGTTATGCTTGGGCAATTGGGTTGTATCAACAGATGCGGGAGAATTTCTGGATTCCCCAGAAACTAGACCTAACTCAAGATGTAACAGACTACTCCAATTTAACGCCAGCAGAACGTTATGCTTATGATGGGATTCTCTCCTATTTAACTTTTTTAGATTCTGTTCAAACCTGCAACATTCCTCACATCAAAAGTAGCATTACTGCCCCAGAAGTTAGTCTGTGTATGGCGGAACAAATTTCTCAGGAAGGGATGCACAATCAAAGTTATCAATATATCATAGAAACCGTTATCCCTACTGAACATAGAAGTAGAGTCTATGAATTCTGGCGCACTGATACAGTGCTCAGGGATAGATGCGAATTTGTCGCCAGCTTCTATCAAAAGTATGTTGATAATCCCACCCCAGAAAACTATTTTGTTTCCTTACTGGCTGACTTTTTATTAGAAGGAATGTACTTCTATAATGGTTTCATTTACTTCTACAATCTCGCCTCTAGGATGCTGATGCCAGGCTCAGCTGACATTTTTAAAATGATTAATCGAGATGAACTGAGTCATGTCCGGCTTTATCAAAAGTTAATCCCCATGGCTATGGACGTATTTCCCTATTCCAGAGACCAAATTTATGAAATGTTTGCCACAGCAGTAGAGCATGAATGTCGCTGGACTAATCATATTGTTGGTAACGATATTTTAGGGATTACTGAACGGAGTACTGAACATTATACCAAGTATTTGGCGAATATCAGGCTACGTTCTATTGGATTAGAACCCCTTTATCAGGGAGAAAACTCTCAAAAGAGTCCCTACAGCCACTTAGAGCGTTTTTCTGATACTAAAAAAGATGCTCATACTAAAGCCAATTTCTTTGAAGCTAGCGTAACTAGTTATGTGATGTCTTCTGGGGTCAGTGGTTGGGATGAAATTTAG
- a CDS encoding SDR family NAD(P)-dependent oxidoreductase, whose product MSSKVAIVTGGTRGIGFGISEQLAADGYDLILGFNSNETAAANSKKTLESDYGVKVYTVKGDVAQPETVDKFFECLENNFGGKLTALIHNAGLHVGMTTSPASEQAELAANSQLLLLGDGNLTSLAAYEYYQNVYPKCFIRCVEKAVKYMEDGQGYIVATSSPGCNMNQTPRLNYIMPGTGKTVVEFLTRYYAKLLASRQITVNVVIPGFTKTEAWNAVTANSGGVDSEMMQKRIKSTPMQRWCSPTEVGQLVAFLCSPKAAFITGVALPIDGGLHLQ is encoded by the coding sequence ATGTCATCAAAAGTAGCTATTGTTACCGGAGGAACTCGTGGGATTGGTTTCGGCATCTCTGAGCAACTTGCCGCTGATGGATATGATCTAATTCTTGGCTTTAATAGCAATGAAACAGCAGCAGCTAATAGTAAAAAAACCTTAGAGTCTGATTATGGAGTTAAGGTTTATACTGTCAAAGGTGATGTTGCTCAACCAGAAACCGTAGACAAGTTTTTTGAGTGTTTAGAAAACAATTTTGGTGGTAAATTAACGGCACTAATCCATAATGCTGGATTGCATGTAGGAATGACAACGTCTCCAGCATCAGAGCAAGCCGAATTAGCAGCTAATTCTCAACTTCTATTATTAGGAGATGGTAACTTAACCAGTTTAGCGGCCTATGAATACTATCAAAATGTCTACCCTAAATGCTTCATTCGTTGTGTAGAAAAAGCGGTTAAATACATGGAAGATGGTCAAGGTTATATTGTAGCAACATCTTCCCCTGGATGTAACATGAATCAAACTCCAAGACTCAATTATATTATGCCAGGAACCGGAAAAACAGTGGTGGAATTTTTAACCCGATACTATGCAAAACTTTTAGCCTCAAGGCAGATTACTGTTAATGTCGTTATTCCTGGTTTTACCAAAACAGAAGCTTGGAATGCTGTTACGGCCAACTCTGGCGGAGTAGATAGCGAAATGATGCAAAAAAGAATTAAAAGTACCCCCATGCAACGTTGGTGTTCCCCAACAGAAGTTGGTCAACTAGTTGCTTTTTTATGTTCTCCGAAAGCTGCTTTTATTACAGGAGTCGCTTTACCCATTGATGGCGGATTACATTTACAGTAA